From Anaeromusa acidaminophila DSM 3853, a single genomic window includes:
- a CDS encoding ABC transporter permease → MEQDSLMLLFILRRLLASVPVLLVVSLCSFFFIHTAHGDPSVAMYGSQLERMRPADQERIRENLGLDQPLPVQYGRWLSQALQGELGTSYITGRPVSQMLAERLPRTIVLNVSALALMVCLAVAVGLASAIRQYSWIDYLATFFSFLFFSIPSFWLALLAILFFSVYLGWLPSAGMASLGNDGDWLDRLRHLLLPVVVLALSHVGAYIRFVRSSMLEVLGKEYIRMAHAKGLSPRRVHYLHAFRNALVPVITYGGLSFSSLVGGGYLVETVFAYPGLGQLSIQAASMRDYPLLMGTILLTGCFVVAGNLLADIACAWVDPRLTVEGLRKKVGGIG, encoded by the coding sequence ATGGAGCAAGACTCCCTGATGCTGCTGTTTATTTTGCGGAGGCTGCTGGCTAGTGTGCCGGTGCTGCTGGTTGTCAGTCTCTGCTCCTTTTTCTTTATTCATACGGCCCATGGGGACCCGTCGGTGGCCATGTACGGCAGCCAATTGGAACGAATGCGCCCGGCGGACCAGGAGCGCATCCGTGAAAATTTGGGGCTGGATCAACCATTGCCTGTACAGTATGGACGCTGGTTGTCGCAAGCTTTACAAGGCGAATTGGGAACCTCCTATATTACCGGCCGCCCGGTATCTCAAATGCTGGCGGAGCGGCTGCCGCGTACGATTGTGCTGAATGTGAGCGCTTTGGCGCTGATGGTATGCCTGGCGGTTGCCGTGGGCTTGGCTAGCGCCATTCGTCAATATTCGTGGATTGATTATCTGGCGACGTTTTTTTCGTTTCTCTTTTTTTCCATTCCTAGCTTTTGGCTGGCGCTGTTAGCGATTTTGTTTTTCAGCGTCTATTTAGGCTGGCTGCCATCCGCTGGCATGGCTTCTTTGGGGAATGATGGAGATTGGCTCGACCGGCTGCGGCATTTGCTGCTGCCGGTCGTTGTGCTGGCGTTAAGTCATGTGGGCGCTTACATTCGCTTTGTGCGTTCCAGCATGCTGGAAGTGCTGGGTAAGGAATATATTCGTATGGCCCACGCCAAAGGCTTATCGCCGCGAAGAGTGCATTATCTGCACGCCTTTCGCAATGCATTGGTGCCTGTTATTACCTATGGCGGGTTATCTTTTTCTTCTCTTGTCGGGGGCGGTTATCTGGTGGAGACGGTATTTGCTTATCCAGGCCTGGGACAATTGAGCATTCAAGCCGCATCCATGCGAGATTATCCGCTATTGATGGGAACGATATTGCTAACCGGCTGCTTTGTCGTCGCCGGAAACTTGCTGGCGGATATTGCCTGCGCTTGGGTAGATCCCCGGCTGACGGTGGAAGGGCTGCGAAAGAAGGTGGGCGGCATTGGGTAA
- a CDS encoding energy transducer TonB encodes MSKSSKKALAISAGAHLVVLLVLGYVGVFSWPAQAAEEYLELSLTAAPLPVNGAAAAMPAIAPPSAPAARQQQTQAAVSAVAAAPTNVQAAPQAMGNAVAAGPVSEGAAAGGGSLEGGSPSDGQSAGTGAGGSGGTVPASARVLPPRILRQTEPAYPETLRQQRIEGRVAVRMLVLEDGSVGDANVVSSSGYGEMDEAALDAVRQWQFVPARQEGGGAVRCRTTLSVSFRLRG; translated from the coding sequence ATGAGTAAAAGTTCAAAAAAAGCGCTGGCAATTTCGGCGGGCGCGCATCTTGTGGTCCTGCTAGTGCTAGGATATGTCGGCGTTTTTTCTTGGCCAGCGCAAGCCGCAGAAGAGTATTTGGAGCTTTCCTTAACCGCTGCGCCTTTGCCTGTAAATGGTGCAGCAGCGGCTATGCCGGCGATAGCGCCGCCAAGCGCACCGGCTGCTAGACAGCAGCAAACCCAGGCCGCCGTTAGCGCTGTTGCAGCGGCGCCGACCAATGTCCAAGCGGCGCCTCAGGCTATGGGAAACGCAGTTGCGGCTGGCCCTGTCAGTGAGGGCGCTGCAGCTGGCGGAGGTTCGTTAGAGGGAGGCAGCCCGTCGGATGGACAAAGCGCAGGAACTGGTGCTGGCGGTAGTGGCGGGACAGTACCTGCTTCCGCTAGAGTATTACCGCCGCGCATCTTACGGCAGACGGAGCCTGCCTATCCGGAAACTCTGCGGCAGCAGCGTATTGAAGGACGTGTAGCGGTGCGCATGCTGGTCTTAGAAGACGGAAGCGTAGGCGATGCGAACGTGGTGTCTTCTTCGGGATATGGAGAAATGGATGAAGCGGCATTGGACGCGGTTAGGCAATGGCAATTTGTGCCGGCACGACAGGAGGGCGGCGGCGCGGTGCGTTGCCGGACGACATTGTCAGTTAGCTTTCGATTGAGAGGATAA
- a CDS encoding ABC transporter ATP-binding protein has protein sequence MSLLVVENVCCRYRLHSHWLAGHKEVKAVEKVSLQIAEGERLALAGESGSGKSTLARAILLLEPLASGKILFGGEDISTLKGRTQKNYRRQVQMVFQDAYSSMNPRMQVGEILAEPVRSFALEENEARITKRISNMLECCGLSAKVLERYPGELSGGECQRVALARALLPQPRLVVFDEATSSLDVTLQNQILGLLHQVRQQMDLTYLFITHNLAMLPHVADRVGIMQEGRLVEVLPAHQLAQGKHPYTQKLLAAAPVTHPKDRRALSR, from the coding sequence ATGAGTCTTCTTGTAGTTGAAAACGTTTGCTGCCGTTATCGGTTGCATTCGCATTGGCTGGCCGGGCATAAAGAAGTGAAGGCCGTAGAAAAGGTATCCTTGCAGATTGCCGAAGGGGAGCGCTTGGCGTTGGCTGGCGAAAGCGGCAGCGGGAAAAGTACGCTGGCTAGAGCGATCTTATTGTTGGAGCCGCTGGCATCAGGTAAAATTCTTTTTGGTGGTGAGGATATTTCCACGCTAAAGGGGAGGACGCAAAAAAACTATCGGCGTCAAGTGCAGATGGTGTTTCAAGACGCTTATTCTTCCATGAATCCCCGTATGCAGGTAGGCGAAATTCTAGCGGAACCAGTGCGGTCTTTTGCCTTGGAGGAAAATGAAGCTCGCATAACGAAGCGGATCAGTAATATGCTGGAATGCTGCGGCTTGTCCGCTAAAGTTTTGGAGCGGTATCCAGGAGAACTTTCCGGGGGGGAGTGCCAGCGAGTCGCTTTGGCTAGGGCTCTTTTGCCGCAGCCAAGGCTGGTTGTATTTGACGAGGCTACGTCGAGTTTGGATGTGACGCTGCAGAATCAAATCCTTGGCTTGTTGCATCAAGTGCGGCAGCAGATGGATTTAACCTATCTTTTCATTACGCATAATCTAGCCATGCTGCCCCACGTAGCAGACCGCGTCGGCATTATGCAAGAAGGCAGACTGGTAGAAGTTTTGCCTGCGCATCAGTTAGCGCAAGGAAAACATCCGTATACGCAAAAGCTGCTGGCGGCGGCTCCGGTGACACATCCGAAGGATCGAAGAGCTTTGTCAAGGTAA
- a CDS encoding nitrogenase component 1, translating to MRVGKADWLMRKNEALWQGASAFFASISDVGAARMQSLWCYFYACGLLERQGLDGVRREEAVMLASDELLPRVAVRTLHSYQLLRKNGNGSPELFARGYRSAAAALFQTLPLQERREIFPNQIAVLGYSVSCQQDVEQFAELSDALMKIGVSVRAAPGCKATLADIASSTRVQLNVVGHEELGGALARYLEREYGIPWLNLPLKEGLTRQAAIIADGLMVQRKKTGFAS from the coding sequence ATGCGTGTAGGAAAAGCGGATTGGCTTATGCGGAAAAATGAGGCGCTATGGCAAGGGGCTAGCGCATTTTTTGCGAGCATATCCGATGTAGGAGCTGCACGCATGCAATCACTCTGGTGTTATTTCTACGCTTGCGGGTTGCTGGAAAGGCAGGGACTGGATGGGGTGCGCCGAGAGGAAGCGGTAATGCTGGCTTCTGACGAGTTATTGCCTCGCGTAGCAGTGAGGACATTGCATAGTTACCAATTGCTGCGGAAGAATGGCAATGGCTCGCCGGAATTGTTTGCGCGCGGCTATCGCAGTGCGGCGGCCGCTTTATTCCAGACCTTGCCTCTGCAAGAACGGCGTGAAATTTTTCCGAATCAAATTGCCGTACTTGGTTATAGTGTGAGCTGCCAGCAAGATGTAGAGCAGTTTGCTGAATTGAGTGATGCATTGATGAAAATAGGGGTTTCGGTTCGGGCAGCGCCCGGGTGTAAAGCGACACTAGCGGATATTGCAAGTTCGACCCGGGTACAGCTAAATGTAGTGGGACATGAAGAACTTGGGGGCGCATTAGCGCGGTATTTAGAGAGGGAGTACGGTATTCCCTGGTTGAATCTGCCTTTGAAAGAAGGTCTTACTAGGCAGGCGGCGATTATTGCAGATGGACTGATGGTGCAGCGAAAAAAGACAGGCTTTGCCTCGTAG
- a CDS encoding adenosylcobinamide amidohydrolase, with protein MEQTRLLSAGGVLQIKEDLLICRFSQRRIALSTSPYNGGIREVSAIFNHRLTFYVESEAALPGGGLEGYLAAIAMREGLEKDETSGLLTTAHMEFMSYQRRFYEGITVEAIVTAGVKHNAARAGDDALYWEHHGKYVPISGTINIMLLIEANLSPGALAKALITATEAKTAALQDLRVYSPHSLLQATGTGTDGVILVSHLEGLVCKDVGTQSKLGEMLADAVKSGVKDALFKEEGLQEIAPRFARKTHSLRS; from the coding sequence ATGGAGCAAACTCGCCTGCTTTCTGCAGGAGGTGTTTTGCAGATTAAGGAAGATTTGCTGATTTGCCGTTTTTCACAGCGACGCATTGCTTTAAGTACCTCTCCGTACAACGGCGGGATTCGCGAGGTATCGGCAATATTTAATCATCGCTTGACTTTTTATGTTGAAAGTGAGGCGGCACTGCCTGGCGGCGGCTTAGAAGGATACTTAGCAGCTATTGCTATGAGGGAAGGTTTAGAAAAAGATGAAACAAGCGGTCTTTTAACGACAGCCCATATGGAATTCATGTCCTACCAACGACGTTTTTATGAAGGAATTACAGTGGAAGCCATTGTGACGGCTGGGGTGAAGCATAATGCCGCCCGAGCCGGGGATGATGCGCTTTACTGGGAACATCATGGAAAATACGTTCCTATTTCAGGAACTATCAATATCATGCTGCTTATAGAAGCAAACTTATCCCCGGGAGCTTTAGCGAAAGCCCTGATTACAGCTACGGAAGCGAAAACCGCAGCCTTGCAGGATTTAAGGGTATACAGCCCTCATAGTTTGCTTCAGGCAACTGGCACCGGCACGGATGGGGTAATTCTTGTAAGCCATTTAGAAGGATTGGTATGCAAGGATGTCGGTACGCAATCGAAACTAGGGGAAATGTTGGCGGATGCAGTAAAATCCGGTGTAAAGGACGCCTTGTTTAAAGAAGAAGGCTTGCAAGAGATTGCACCGAGATTTGCAAGAAAGACTCATTCTTTACGATCTTGA
- a CDS encoding ABC transporter substrate-binding protein, which produces MKKKTALYIIMCGMLMTALLLTGCGGKKEAKTPADAIVLGVENESAKVNPLFTDEHDDAVMLIFTGLTRYNEKNELTPDLAESWQVSADQKEYIFKLRQNVKWHDGQPFTAEDVKFTIDTALDKKSNSTIRERFEEIQEVSVLDPYTVKIVLKTPFPLLDAMTTGMIPKHALAGKDVNQDAFNAQPIGTGPFRLSQWQKGQAMTLEANKEFYRGAPKVAKVILKFLPDQNVRALQLETGEIDVALVDPAQVERVQKVQSLQVERVVTADYRCLMYNRQFLLWNDARVRQALNFAVDREALVKGVMLGWGKAAYGPLQLNWANNSAVETYAYNPAKAKELLAAAGYTPGADGMLQKDGKKLTFKITTFAHDPVRVSLANALSTQFKQIGVDAVPDPREKGSFKIADMETFLLGWGSPFDPDQDTYRIFHGSDPSGQNYEHYKNAKVDAALTAARQTMNQEARKEFYAQFQQALAEDPAFNFLVYLDVAVVHNKSIGGFKARTLGHHGAGYTWNVEEWSKTP; this is translated from the coding sequence ATGAAGAAAAAGACAGCTCTCTATATTATAATGTGCGGTATGCTAATGACAGCATTGCTGCTGACAGGGTGCGGAGGAAAAAAAGAAGCAAAGACCCCGGCGGATGCGATTGTTTTGGGGGTTGAAAATGAGTCTGCTAAAGTAAATCCGCTCTTTACAGACGAGCATGATGATGCGGTAATGCTGATCTTTACAGGATTGACCCGATACAATGAAAAGAACGAATTGACGCCGGATTTAGCGGAGTCCTGGCAGGTAAGCGCGGATCAAAAGGAATACATATTCAAGCTGCGGCAAAATGTGAAATGGCATGACGGTCAGCCGTTTACAGCGGAAGACGTTAAATTTACGATTGATACGGCATTAGACAAAAAAAGCAATTCAACCATTCGCGAACGTTTTGAAGAAATTCAAGAGGTAAGCGTATTGGATCCCTATACGGTCAAGATTGTTTTAAAGACTCCTTTCCCCTTGCTTGATGCGATGACGACCGGCATGATTCCGAAACATGCCTTAGCGGGAAAAGACGTGAATCAAGATGCCTTTAACGCCCAGCCGATTGGCACAGGACCTTTCCGGCTGAGCCAATGGCAAAAAGGACAAGCGATGACGTTAGAAGCCAATAAGGAGTTTTATCGGGGCGCTCCGAAAGTGGCGAAAGTGATCTTGAAGTTCCTGCCGGATCAGAACGTCCGGGCGCTGCAGTTGGAAACCGGCGAAATTGATGTAGCTCTTGTCGATCCGGCTCAAGTGGAGCGGGTGCAAAAAGTGCAGAGTCTCCAAGTGGAACGTGTGGTAACCGCGGATTATCGCTGTTTGATGTATAATCGCCAATTTCTCTTATGGAATGATGCGCGTGTGCGCCAGGCGTTGAATTTTGCCGTAGACCGGGAGGCGCTGGTAAAAGGCGTGATGCTTGGCTGGGGCAAAGCGGCTTACGGACCGCTGCAGCTCAATTGGGCCAATAACAGTGCGGTAGAAACATATGCTTATAATCCGGCAAAGGCGAAAGAACTGCTGGCTGCGGCAGGCTATACGCCCGGAGCGGACGGAATGCTGCAAAAAGACGGGAAGAAACTGACTTTTAAAATTACTACTTTTGCCCATGATCCGGTGAGGGTTTCCTTAGCGAACGCCTTGTCCACGCAGTTTAAACAAATTGGCGTAGACGCTGTGCCGGATCCGCGCGAAAAAGGATCCTTTAAAATTGCCGACATGGAAACCTTTTTGCTGGGATGGGGCAGTCCCTTTGATCCGGATCAAGATACGTACCGGATCTTCCATGGCAGCGATCCCAGCGGCCAAAACTATGAACACTATAAAAACGCTAAGGTGGATGCAGCTTTGACAGCGGCGCGGCAAACAATGAATCAAGAAGCGCGCAAAGAATTTTACGCTCAGTTCCAGCAAGCGTTGGCAGAGGACCCAGCGTTTAATTTCCTGGTTTACTTGGATGTTGCCGTAGTACATAATAAAAGCATCGGCGGCTTCAAGGCAAGGACGTTGGGCCATCATGGCGCCGGTTATACTTGGAATGTTGAAGAATGGAGCAAGACTCCCTGA
- a CDS encoding ABC transporter ATP-binding protein, with product MKESCLSLRHVSVSIDGAPLVRDVTFDVPAGEVLGLVGESGSGKSLTLQAVLGLAGMGRNNVQVQGEAWFQGKNLCALKPEELRALRGAAIGMVFQDPLASLNPVLPVGWQVAELFRVHRKLSRREAGAGARQALLRAGVTKPEELYYRFPHQLSGGQRQRVLIAMAVALEPPLIIADEPTTALDVTLQAQIIEELRRLQQEGGSSVLLVSHDMGVIAELADQVAVMREGRVVEQGSCMGIFDAPQEAYTKRLLAASRFELIEEAAHESSCS from the coding sequence ATGAAGGAATCTTGTTTGTCCTTGCGCCATGTGTCTGTTTCTATTGATGGCGCGCCTTTAGTTCGGGATGTGACCTTTGATGTGCCTGCTGGTGAAGTCTTGGGCTTGGTAGGAGAAAGCGGCAGCGGCAAGTCGTTGACGCTGCAGGCGGTGCTAGGGCTGGCCGGTATGGGGCGCAATAATGTGCAGGTTCAAGGAGAGGCCTGGTTCCAAGGGAAAAACTTATGCGCATTGAAGCCGGAGGAGCTGCGCGCGCTACGCGGTGCGGCGATCGGCATGGTCTTTCAAGATCCCCTGGCCTCGCTGAATCCGGTATTGCCTGTAGGCTGGCAGGTAGCGGAGCTTTTTCGAGTGCACCGGAAGCTGTCGCGTCGAGAGGCTGGAGCCGGGGCGAGACAAGCCCTGCTTCGCGCGGGCGTTACAAAGCCGGAAGAGCTGTACTATCGCTTTCCGCACCAATTGTCAGGCGGTCAGCGGCAGAGAGTGCTGATTGCTATGGCTGTGGCGCTGGAGCCTCCCTTGATCATCGCCGATGAGCCGACTACCGCCTTGGATGTGACCTTGCAAGCGCAGATTATCGAAGAATTGCGCCGCTTGCAGCAAGAGGGAGGAAGCTCAGTGCTTTTAGTCTCTCATGATATGGGCGTGATTGCAGAGCTGGCGGATCAGGTGGCGGTCATGCGGGAGGGGCGCGTGGTAGAACAGGGAAGCTGTATGGGAATTTTTGATGCGCCTCAGGAGGCCTATACGAAGCGCTTGTTGGCGGCCAGCCGCTTCGAATTGATTGAGGAGGCGGCGCATGAGTCTTCTTGTAGTTGA
- a CDS encoding ABC transporter permease, which translates to MGNKAFWKRLVRHRLGQGGLIVLAIMLLLAAAAPLLAAYSPVDADLAAVRQPPSGMHLFGTDELGRDIFSRLLYGARVSLAVGIASVALATTLGLLYGVVSGYAGGLADNALMRLLDGLLSVPTLVLVIALQALSGQGFQSVIGVIAATSWMQTARIVRTEFLAVKQQPFVQAALTCGASDGTLIWRHILPNCLPSVVVLATMSVGHAIVTEAALSFLGMGIPPHLPSWGNMLMGGQRSILAGAWWITFFPGCFIVLTVLAINFLGDAVRDALDPLGGKGNFGAKGEAS; encoded by the coding sequence TTGGGTAACAAGGCTTTTTGGAAACGTCTGGTGCGCCACCGTTTGGGGCAGGGCGGTTTAATTGTTTTGGCAATCATGCTGTTGCTGGCTGCTGCTGCGCCGCTTTTGGCGGCGTATAGTCCGGTGGACGCCGACTTAGCAGCGGTACGGCAGCCTCCTAGCGGTATGCATCTATTTGGTACGGATGAACTGGGGCGTGATATTTTTAGCCGTCTGTTGTATGGCGCGCGCGTGTCCCTTGCGGTGGGTATTGCTTCGGTGGCTCTGGCGACTACCTTGGGGCTTTTATACGGCGTGGTTAGCGGTTATGCAGGCGGCTTGGCGGATAATGCGCTGATGCGTTTGTTGGATGGCTTGCTTTCGGTGCCGACGCTGGTGCTGGTCATTGCCTTGCAGGCGCTGAGCGGTCAAGGTTTTCAAAGTGTTATTGGGGTGATTGCGGCTACCAGTTGGATGCAGACGGCTCGGATTGTACGGACCGAGTTTTTAGCGGTGAAACAGCAGCCTTTTGTGCAGGCGGCGCTTACATGCGGCGCAAGTGACGGAACGTTGATTTGGCGGCACATCTTGCCGAATTGTTTGCCTTCGGTTGTCGTGTTGGCGACGATGAGCGTAGGCCATGCGATTGTAACGGAAGCGGCCCTCAGCTTTCTGGGCATGGGAATTCCGCCGCACCTTCCTTCATGGGGGAATATGCTGATGGGCGGGCAGCGGAGCATTTTAGCCGGCGCCTGGTGGATTACCTTTTTCCCGGGCTGCTTTATTGTCTTGACCGTACTTGCCATTAACTTCTTGGGAGATGCGGTACGAGACGCTCTTGATCCGTTAGGGGGCAAAGGAAATTTCGGAGCAAAAGGAGAGGCGTCATGA
- a CDS encoding iron-containing alcohol dehydrogenase family protein, giving the protein MTMAVEQVSFPQNVFRGRGALQQIGAYGKSLGAPVFILGGKTALAKTKKALEASLQAAGVQVAAVEWYGGECTQDNIDRLAAGVRQHGAKVIIAVGGGKALDTGKLTGDACGVPVVTVPTIAATCAAATPVAVLYDNDGIFIRIVSFPNCPVGMIIDTDILLAAPAEYLSAGLGDTLAKWYEYRAAIQCVEQNSLSLAALAQGRLCYDLVARFGGEAQKAVATKKYASALEAAADAIILYAGMASIYGGEKLRSAAAHALYNAFTIIPAAHEMGHGRTVGYGNLCLLALEGRSDEEILEAVEIAKACGVPVTSQQIARTTAAQLEDVAAKAVSLPDMKNMPVTVTTEKMLQAIARVDALSAD; this is encoded by the coding sequence ATGACGATGGCAGTAGAACAAGTAAGTTTTCCCCAGAATGTGTTTCGCGGACGCGGGGCATTGCAGCAAATTGGCGCGTATGGTAAGAGCCTAGGCGCTCCGGTGTTCATTTTAGGAGGAAAGACGGCTCTTGCGAAAACAAAAAAAGCGCTGGAAGCCAGTCTACAGGCGGCGGGCGTGCAAGTAGCCGCTGTGGAGTGGTATGGCGGCGAATGTACACAGGACAACATTGACCGTTTGGCGGCTGGCGTGCGTCAGCATGGCGCAAAGGTGATTATTGCCGTGGGCGGCGGCAAGGCGCTTGATACCGGCAAGCTGACAGGAGATGCCTGCGGCGTGCCTGTAGTAACGGTACCGACCATTGCGGCTACTTGCGCGGCGGCTACGCCGGTAGCGGTGCTGTATGACAATGACGGTATCTTCATCCGCATCGTATCCTTTCCGAACTGCCCGGTGGGCATGATCATTGATACCGATATTTTGCTGGCAGCGCCAGCAGAGTATTTGTCCGCAGGCTTAGGAGATACGCTGGCAAAATGGTACGAATACCGCGCCGCGATTCAGTGCGTGGAGCAGAACAGCCTGAGCTTGGCGGCCTTGGCTCAGGGCCGTTTATGTTATGACTTGGTGGCCCGTTTCGGCGGTGAAGCCCAAAAGGCCGTAGCGACGAAAAAATATGCTTCAGCTCTGGAGGCGGCGGCAGACGCTATTATTCTTTATGCGGGAATGGCCTCCATTTATGGCGGCGAAAAGTTGCGTTCTGCAGCGGCCCATGCTTTATATAACGCCTTTACGATTATTCCTGCTGCCCATGAAATGGGGCATGGCCGGACCGTGGGCTATGGAAATCTTTGCTTATTGGCGCTGGAAGGACGGTCAGATGAAGAAATTCTGGAAGCCGTTGAAATTGCTAAAGCTTGCGGCGTACCTGTGACTAGCCAGCAGATTGCTAGAACAACAGCGGCGCAACTGGAGGATGTTGCAGCGAAAGCGGTATCGCTGCCGGATATGAAAAACATGCCGGTGACTGTGACTACGGAGAAAATGCTCCAGGCAATTGCCAGGGTGGACGCACTAAGCGCTGATTAG
- a CDS encoding ExbD/TolR family protein — protein MKLREWRVSRQPRLMIIPMIDIIFFLLVFFMLSTLYMVEQKTLPVQLPAAQAAQADLKKQVAVTVTAEGQTYVDEENVPLPLLGKRIRLEISRQQEAFFVLRADKRVEYGRVVAVMDALKAAGVQRLSVATEAGAAQP, from the coding sequence GTGAAACTGCGTGAATGGAGGGTATCGCGTCAGCCACGGCTGATGATTATTCCTATGATTGACATTATTTTCTTTCTCTTGGTCTTCTTCATGCTGAGCACCTTATATATGGTAGAGCAGAAAACGCTGCCTGTGCAGTTGCCAGCGGCGCAAGCGGCGCAGGCGGATTTGAAAAAGCAGGTGGCCGTTACGGTAACGGCTGAAGGGCAGACATATGTAGATGAGGAAAATGTGCCTCTGCCGCTTTTAGGGAAGCGAATTCGGTTGGAAATATCCAGGCAGCAGGAAGCTTTTTTTGTTTTGCGCGCTGATAAACGTGTGGAGTATGGACGGGTAGTGGCTGTTATGGATGCCTTGAAAGCTGCCGGAGTGCAGCGTCTTAGCGTGGCAACAGAAGCGGGAGCTGCGCAGCCATGA
- a CDS encoding MotA/TolQ/ExbB proton channel family protein: MDLERIWQLFQAGGVVMYPLIFCSILVVAVTLERHWNYKEAESFRGGKAEFLSSLQEGRWIEPPATAGAFSKLLQDAYSWRGLEASVQLQMFENAAATVMGRFREHLSYLETIVTLAPLLGLLGTVVGMIQSFQVLAVKTGQMQAITGGVGEALVATATGLCVAVLALLCHSWLCQRLERLAGDMEECGAALLTGSNVATGRRSRETA; the protein is encoded by the coding sequence ATGGATTTAGAGCGGATCTGGCAGTTATTTCAAGCGGGTGGCGTGGTTATGTATCCGTTGATTTTTTGCTCGATTTTGGTGGTGGCAGTGACTTTGGAGCGGCATTGGAACTATAAAGAGGCGGAGAGTTTTCGAGGCGGGAAGGCGGAATTTTTGAGTTCGCTGCAAGAGGGCCGATGGATTGAACCGCCGGCAACGGCGGGAGCCTTTTCTAAGCTGCTGCAGGATGCATATAGCTGGCGTGGCTTAGAGGCGTCGGTGCAGTTGCAAATGTTTGAGAATGCGGCGGCGACGGTAATGGGACGGTTTCGGGAACACTTAAGCTATTTGGAGACCATTGTCACATTAGCGCCGCTCCTGGGCCTTTTGGGAACCGTGGTGGGGATGATTCAGTCCTTTCAGGTGTTGGCTGTCAAAACAGGACAAATGCAGGCTATTACTGGCGGCGTTGGGGAAGCGTTGGTGGCGACAGCAACAGGGCTTTGCGTAGCGGTTTTGGCGTTGTTGTGTCATTCCTGGCTTTGCCAACGTTTAGAACGCTTAGCGGGAGACATGGAAGAATGCGGTGCTGCCCTTTTGACGGGTTCCAATGTTGCTACAGGGAGGCGCAGCCGTGAAACTGCGTGA
- a CDS encoding sirohydrochlorin cobaltochelatase, whose amino-acid sequence MNKWMKKGLFAMCAVCLLSVGIGGGASAAQTKKAIVVTSFGTTFPDARKACIETAENDIRAAFPDYEVRRAFTARKVIAKMAAEEKIQVDTLEQALAKLKAEGYQEVVIQPLHLTPGEEYEKKILNAYRQAWADNSFASIAVGRPVLMFDGQQGMPDDFKALAAAVEKQMPKLGNGEAVLFMGHGSPHQPNPAYAKMQSILQERGNKAYMGVVEETDHPNFEDALAELKKNQIQKVTLMPFMLVAGDHANNDMAGSEPDSWKNRLQKEGFQVETVLKGLGENAAYRSIYVNHVRDAIRGLYQPQH is encoded by the coding sequence ATGAATAAGTGGATGAAAAAAGGACTGTTCGCCATGTGCGCCGTATGTTTGCTTTCGGTTGGTATTGGAGGAGGGGCTTCAGCCGCGCAAACGAAAAAAGCCATTGTAGTTACCAGTTTCGGCACTACGTTTCCAGATGCTCGCAAGGCTTGCATTGAAACTGCGGAAAATGATATTCGGGCGGCTTTTCCAGATTACGAAGTGCGCCGCGCCTTTACGGCTCGGAAAGTAATTGCAAAGATGGCGGCGGAAGAAAAAATTCAAGTGGATACATTGGAGCAAGCCTTGGCAAAGTTGAAGGCGGAAGGCTATCAAGAAGTGGTCATTCAGCCATTGCATCTGACTCCGGGCGAGGAATATGAAAAGAAGATTCTGAATGCATATCGTCAGGCTTGGGCTGATAATTCCTTTGCAAGCATTGCAGTAGGACGGCCAGTTTTGATGTTTGACGGACAGCAAGGCATGCCAGATGATTTCAAGGCTTTGGCCGCAGCGGTTGAAAAACAAATGCCTAAATTAGGAAACGGGGAAGCGGTTCTCTTCATGGGCCATGGTTCGCCGCATCAGCCGAATCCGGCCTATGCAAAAATGCAGAGCATTTTGCAAGAGAGAGGCAATAAAGCTTATATGGGAGTAGTGGAAGAAACTGACCATCCTAACTTTGAGGATGCGTTGGCGGAACTGAAAAAGAACCAAATTCAGAAGGTGACCTTGATGCCGTTTATGCTGGTGGCTGGCGATCATGCAAATAATGATATGGCTGGCAGTGAGCCGGATTCTTGGAAAAACCGTCTGCAAAAAGAAGGTTTCCAAGTAGAAACGGTTCTGAAAGGGCTAGGAGAAAATGCGGCGTATCGTTCTATTTATGTGAATCATGTTCGTGATGCAATTCGAGGCTTGTATCAGCCGCAACACTAA